A window of the Juglans microcarpa x Juglans regia isolate MS1-56 chromosome 5D, Jm3101_v1.0, whole genome shotgun sequence genome harbors these coding sequences:
- the LOC121265538 gene encoding protein IQ-DOMAIN 1 — protein sequence MARKGNWFSSVKKALSPESKEKTDQRSNKSKKKWFAKQKQPCSDSASSGTSTMPALPQQEEVKLANGENEQSEQAYSVAVASAAAAEAAVAAAEAAAEVVRLTAVTRFSGKSREEVAAIRIQTAFRGYMARRALRALRGLVRLKSLMEGPVVKRQAAKTLRCMQTLARVQSQIRSRRIRMSEENQALQKQLLQKRAKELESLQIGDEWDDSFQSKEQIEANLLGKYEAAMRRERALAYAFSHQKTWKNSSRSVNPMFMDPSNPTWGWSWLERWMAARPWESRSMMEKELNNDHSSVKSASHSVVGGEISKSFARYQLNSDNHSPSASQKTGNPSFQSPSTPRPTSSKVAKKVKPASPRGGCGPNDDSKSMVSLQSEQFRRHSIAGSSMRDDESLASSRAVPSYMVPTKSAKAKTRLQSPLGAAEKNGTPEKGTFGPAKKRLSFPPSPARPRRHSGPPKVDVSLNKENNTSTEVGS from the exons ATGGCGAGGAAGGGGAATTGGTTTTCTAGTGTAAAGAAAGCTCTTAGCCCAGAGTCCAAGGAGAAGACTGACCAG AGATCTAATAAATCCAAAAAGAAATGGTTTGCGAAGCAAAAACAACCATGTTCAGATTCTGCCTCTTCTGGAACTTCCACAATGCCAGCTCTTCCTCAGCAGGAAGAGGTGAAATTAGCCAATGGAGAGAATGAGCAGAGTGAACAGGCTTACTCTGTTGCAGTCGCCTCTGCTGCGGCTGCTGAGGCTGCCGTTGCTGCTGCTGAGGCAGCTGCTGAGGTTGTTCGACTCACTGCAGTAACTCGGTTCTCAGGAAAATCAAGGGAGGAGGTGGCAGCAATCAGGATTCAAACAGCATTTCGAGGATACATG GCAAGAAGGGCATTGCGGGCTTTAAGGGGGTTGGTAAGGCTGAAATCATTGATGGAAGGGCCTGTTGTGAAACGCCAAGCTGCAAAAACTCTCAGATGCATGCAGACTTTAGCTCGTGTGCAATCTCAGATCCGTTCCAGGAGGATCAGAATGTCAGAGGAGAATCAGGCTCTCCAAAAACAACTCCTACAGAAACGAGCAAAAGAGCTTGAGAGCTTACAG ATTGGGGATGAATGGGATGACAGCTTTCAGTCAAAGGAACAAATTGAAGCAAATCTTCTTGGCAAGTATGAGGCGGCTATGAGGAGAGAAAGAGCATTAGCATATGCGTTTTCTCATCAG AAAACCTGGAAGAACAGTTCAAGATCTGTAAACCCAATGTTTATGGATCCGAGCAATCCCACCTGGGGTTGGAGCTGGTTGGAACGATGGATGGCCGCCCGCCCATGGGAGAGTCGTAGCATGATGGAGAAAGAACTGAACAATGATCACTCATCTGTAAAGAGTGCAAGCCACAGTGTCGTTGGTGGAGAAATTAGCAAATCTTTTGCCCGATACCAGCTCAATTCCGATAATCATTCCCCCTCGGCCAGCCAGAAGACAGGCAATCCTAGCTTCCAGTCTCCCTCAACTCCAAGGCCAACTTCCTCGAAAGTGGCTAAAAAGGTGAAGCCAGCAAGCCCAAGGGGAGGATGTGGTCCAAATGATGATTCTAAAAGCATGGTTAGTTTGCAGTCCGAACAGTTTCGAAGGCATAGTATTGCTGGGTCATCaatgagagatgatgagagTCTGGCAAGCTCTCGAGCAGTTCCTAGTTATATGGTACCCACTAAGTCTGCAAAAGCAAAGACCAGGTTGCAAAGTCCATTGGGGGCGGCAGAGAAGAACGGGACACCCGAAAAGGGGACTTTTGGGCCTGCAAAGAAACGGCTTTCATTCCCACCGTCACCCGCCAGGCCAAGGCGGCATTCAGGTCCACCAAAGGTGGATGTCAGTCTTaataaagaaaacaacacaAGCACTGAAGTGGGCAGCTGA